One [Clostridium] saccharolyticum WM1 DNA segment encodes these proteins:
- a CDS encoding MAE_28990/MAE_18760 family HEPN-like nuclease, protein MSFIDEINNDINWRMSELASLKTIPLRYRLPTEHKQLLIKYSIPSMYALWEGFVKRAFGLYIKEINSLAIPINDVDINLLTHALSSIDKLKLENPRTNYKTKKEFISLYQNTICQPLVITDKLPTKSNIDFSVMNEILQYFNLEQLPDSFKTGLGKFLKFRNSISHGDDSIPITVKDIEFFSKLIIDLMTEILLIIETGYTHQTYLKTAL, encoded by the coding sequence ATGTCATTCATTGATGAGATAAATAATGATATAAATTGGAGAATGTCCGAGCTTGCAAGTTTGAAAACAATTCCTTTGCGGTATCGTTTGCCTACAGAACATAAGCAATTATTAATTAAGTATTCTATACCTTCAATGTATGCGTTGTGGGAAGGATTTGTGAAAAGAGCTTTTGGGCTTTATATTAAAGAGATTAATAGCTTAGCAATTCCAATAAATGATGTGGATATTAATTTGTTGACGCATGCTTTATCAAGTATTGACAAATTGAAGTTGGAAAATCCAAGAACAAATTATAAAACAAAGAAAGAGTTTATATCCCTTTATCAAAACACAATATGCCAGCCATTAGTAATTACTGATAAGTTGCCCACAAAGTCGAATATTGATTTTTCTGTGATGAATGAAATATTACAATATTTTAATCTTGAACAATTACCAGATTCATTTAAAACAGGTTTAGGTAAATTTTTAAAATTTAGAAATAGTATTTCACACGGTGATGATTCAATACCCATAACAGTAAAAGACATTGAATTTTTTTCAAAACTTATCATTGATTTGATGACAGAAATCTTACTTATTATCGAAACTGGATATACTCATCAAACATATTTAAAGACCGCGCTATAA
- a CDS encoding DUF262 domain-containing protein — translation MKSSQEELLSSIEEGRNTLQTDKLDMSFGEIMSMYEKEEIIINPSFQRLYRWSDYQKARFLESIIIGIPIPPIFVAEDENGRWELVDGLQRLSTILSFFGVLKTMPEKNNWVLCDGDLIKELEGYHCSDLPYKIQLNIKRASCRVEIIKWNSKYDLRFELFNRLNTGGAPLTNQEIRNSLFRETSSVFNDFLKELASNERFISIVDITQQQKNELYLEELVLRFMSLYGEVSVHKSIAQHMTDFMKSAAENSNFDYDTYRKIFTRTVDVLAPLGKQTFKYSNSLLFSTAVYDTTMIGIAENIDLYTEVETSSIKEKINQIKTNDVYRRLTRSGGNNSVDRVKKRIQYSKQLFGKA, via the coding sequence ATGAAATCCAGTCAAGAAGAACTACTGTCCTCAATTGAGGAAGGTAGAAATACTCTGCAAACAGACAAATTAGATATGTCGTTTGGTGAGATAATGAGTATGTATGAAAAAGAAGAAATAATTATTAACCCCAGTTTTCAAAGACTATACCGATGGTCAGATTATCAAAAAGCAAGGTTTTTAGAATCAATAATTATTGGAATCCCTATACCCCCAATATTTGTGGCAGAAGATGAAAATGGCCGCTGGGAATTGGTAGATGGTTTACAAAGACTATCCACTATATTGTCTTTTTTTGGTGTATTAAAAACTATGCCTGAAAAAAACAATTGGGTTTTATGTGATGGTGATCTGATAAAAGAATTAGAAGGGTATCATTGTTCTGATCTGCCATATAAAATTCAATTAAATATCAAAAGAGCTTCATGCCGTGTAGAAATTATAAAGTGGAATAGTAAATATGATTTGCGTTTTGAACTATTCAATCGTTTAAACACAGGAGGAGCTCCGTTAACAAATCAAGAGATAAGGAATTCACTATTTAGAGAAACTTCTTCTGTTTTTAATGATTTCTTAAAAGAGCTTGCTTCCAACGAAAGATTTATAAGTATTGTTGATATTACTCAACAACAAAAAAATGAGCTTTATTTGGAAGAATTGGTATTGAGGTTTATGTCTCTTTATGGAGAAGTTTCTGTTCATAAGAGCATCGCTCAGCATATGACAGATTTTATGAAATCAGCAGCAGAAAACAGTAACTTTGATTATGATACTTATCGAAAGATATTTACAAGAACGGTTGATGTTTTGGCACCATTAGGCAAACAAACATTCAAGTATAGTAACAGCCTACTGTTTTCTACGGCCGTTTATGATACTACAATGATAGGAATAGCAGAAAATATAGATTTATATACAGAAGTAGAAACTAGTTCAATCAAAGAAAAAATCAATCAAATAAAAACAAATGATGTTTATCGTAGATTGACAAGATCTGGAGGGAACAACTCTGTTGATAGAGTAAAAAAACGCATTCAGTATTCGAAGCAACTATTTGGAAAGGCTTAA
- a CDS encoding ATP-binding protein: MITMNNGNGIIRPFVDETFWQYGATSWIEWDMMKDGYRFLLSGPSGSGKTTLAQGLLSRLARHLPRCQIYILDYKNIDFSYLEGAKRYFKHDSSTDGFLEFYDIFETRLSCNATYPWLILYIDEYPSWLLSLPSKVQKEFMLKMARLLNLSRAKQIHICVSCQKPLADLFSSGSRESFSHNVLLQAPSKETVGMLMPNFKDIIETCPTGVGYVTVNDSDLTKIRVPFPKNIDAMHRDLWNAVNR, from the coding sequence ATGATTACCATGAATAACGGTAATGGAATCATTCGACCGTTTGTAGATGAAACATTTTGGCAGTACGGAGCTACCAGTTGGATTGAATGGGATATGATGAAAGACGGATATCGTTTCTTATTATCAGGCCCGTCAGGATCTGGAAAAACTACCCTTGCACAAGGTTTATTAAGCAGGTTGGCACGTCATTTACCAAGATGCCAGATATATATTTTAGATTATAAAAATATTGACTTCTCCTACTTAGAGGGAGCCAAACGTTACTTTAAACATGATTCCAGTACAGATGGCTTTCTTGAATTTTACGACATCTTTGAAACACGTTTATCGTGCAATGCTACTTATCCCTGGCTAATTCTATACATAGACGAATATCCATCATGGTTATTAAGCCTACCGTCCAAAGTACAGAAAGAATTTATGTTAAAAATGGCTAGACTTTTAAATTTAAGCAGGGCAAAACAAATTCATATCTGTGTTTCATGTCAAAAGCCATTGGCAGATTTGTTTAGTTCCGGCAGTCGTGAGAGCTTTTCACATAATGTTCTTTTACAGGCACCAAGCAAGGAAACAGTAGGTATGCTCATGCCAAATTTTAAGGATATCATAGAGACTTGCCCTACAGGTGTCGGTTATGTTACTGTTAATGATTCTGACTTGACAAAAATAAGAGTTCCTTTTCCCAAAAATATAGACGCTATGCATAGGGACTTATGGAACGCAGTCAACAGATAG
- a CDS encoding site-specific integrase translates to MDLDTEELLELYNMKKQQKKENAILQGHLENFYHIWTNDKGTFLSYLPDSTKPKGRKPVTATTKEKLERKIIDFYLELEQNEKNQKEQERLSTIRSIYPLWLNIKGLETKATSYIRRIDNDWNAYYSTDPIFDLDIRTFTKAILKEWALNKVRDKGLTKTQYYNMSMIIRQCLDYAVDHELIPLNPYNQFTVDKKLLKKVKQPEDGTQVFLTNERPLIQCEAWSDFEEKNCTSALAIPLAFQLGVRLGELIAIKETDISSDGKYLHIQRMVQKQERQRPDGSWYPARWEAVEHTKSSAGDRTIYLTEEARRIIKVILESNKENGFYDNDFLFIHDGKRINPRAVDTRIRKYCDHINISSKSTHKIRKTYISSLLDGGININEIRKQVGHEDERTTLKNYCFNRKTSVENESDMEKALAV, encoded by the coding sequence ATGGACTTAGATACAGAAGAGCTTCTCGAATTATATAACATGAAAAAACAGCAAAAAAAAGAGAATGCCATACTACAAGGGCACCTTGAAAACTTTTACCATATCTGGACAAACGACAAAGGAACCTTTCTCTCCTATCTACCTGATTCCACAAAACCAAAAGGACGAAAGCCCGTTACTGCTACCACAAAAGAAAAGCTGGAACGTAAAATCATTGACTTTTATCTGGAACTGGAACAGAACGAAAAAAATCAGAAGGAACAGGAACGGTTATCCACCATAAGAAGCATTTATCCTTTATGGCTGAATATTAAAGGTCTGGAAACCAAGGCTACCAGCTATATCCGAAGAATTGATAATGACTGGAACGCTTATTATTCTACTGACCCTATCTTTGATCTGGATATCCGAACCTTTACAAAAGCTATTTTAAAGGAATGGGCATTGAATAAAGTAAGGGATAAGGGGCTGACTAAAACCCAATATTATAACATGTCCATGATTATCCGTCAGTGCCTTGATTATGCCGTTGACCATGAACTGATTCCTCTTAATCCTTACAATCAATTCACTGTAGATAAAAAGCTGTTAAAGAAAGTAAAACAGCCGGAAGATGGGACACAAGTATTTCTTACCAATGAGCGTCCATTGATTCAGTGTGAAGCATGGTCAGACTTTGAGGAAAAAAATTGCACTTCTGCTTTAGCCATTCCGCTTGCATTTCAATTAGGTGTACGCTTAGGGGAACTTATCGCAATCAAAGAAACCGATATTTCCTCAGATGGAAAGTATCTACATATTCAGCGAATGGTTCAGAAACAGGAACGACAACGTCCAGACGGGTCATGGTATCCTGCCAGATGGGAAGCCGTGGAGCATACAAAATCCTCCGCTGGTGACCGCACGATTTATCTGACCGAGGAAGCAAGACGTATCATCAAAGTGATTCTTGAATCCAACAAGGAAAACGGTTTCTATGATAATGACTTCCTGTTTATCCATGATGGAAAGCGAATCAATCCAAGAGCCGTTGATACCCGTATCCGTAAATACTGCGATCATATCAATATATCCAGTAAAAGCACTCATAAGATACGGAAAACCTATATTTCTTCTCTTCTTGATGGCGGTATTAACATCAATGAGATACGAAAACAGGTCGGTCATGAGGACGAGCGCACCACTCTGAAAAACTACTGCTTCAACCGGAAAACCAGTGTTGAAAATGAATCCGATATGGAAAAAGCTTTAGCGGTTTAA
- a CDS encoding rhodanese-like domain-containing protein, with amino-acid sequence MSIFGFLTNRSDFAVGMEQARNTPNAVLLDVRTAQEYTGGHVPGSMNLPLDCLESIKIDKNNPVFVYCQSGARSGQACRYLRAKGYTVTNIGGIADYRGALEKG; translated from the coding sequence ATGAGTATATTTGGTTTTTTAACAAACCGATCGGATTTTGCTGTGGGAATGGAACAGGCAAGGAACACCCCCAATGCGGTGCTCCTTGATGTACGTACGGCACAGGAATATACAGGAGGTCATGTTCCTGGCAGCATGAATCTGCCTTTGGATTGTTTGGAATCCATTAAAATTGATAAAAATAATCCTGTTTTTGTCTATTGCCAAAGCGGAGCCCGCAGCGGGCAGGCCTGCCGTTACTTACGGGCCAAAGGCTATACCGTTACAAATATTGGGGGTATCGCTGACTACCGCGGTGCACTGGAAAAAGGGTAA